Genomic window (Verrucomicrobiota bacterium):
GACGATAGGCCGTATTAGCGGCCTCAACGGTTCACGGAACCCTTGTTCTCAGACCCTGAGGCGACGTGGCAGCTTCTCAGCTGCTTCTCCATGCGTACCAGACGGGGCACACTCCGGGCCGCCTCGCCGCCGCCGACGTAGAACGTTGGCGTGTCTGTTCCTTTTACGCCTCTCAACACGACGGTAGCAGTATCAACAGCGCTCGTGATAGTTGTGCCAGCTTGCCCAGAGCCTGCACCGCTTGCTAGCGCTGTGGGCAGCATGCCAAGAACCATCGCAGCGCTTGTCATGAGAATCGGACGAAGGCGCGCCGGTCCAGCTTCTAAAACGGCTTCGATGGGCGTTTTCCCTTCTCGTACGCGCACGACCGCATGATCGACGAGAAGAATCCCATTTTTGGTCACGAGACCCATCAGCAAAATGATTCCAATGAAAGAGCTGATGGACATCGATGAGTGATTCAAGAAGAGCGCGACCATAGCGCCGACTACGGCAAGCGGAAGCGCCATCATGATGGTGACAGGATGGATGAACGATTCGAACTGCGACGCGATTAGATGAACACCACTCCGAGCAGGATGGCGATGAAGGTGACAACATTTGTCGAGTCCATCTGATTTTGAAGGTGACGGTGTTCGGAACTTCGGAAGTCGAATCCTTTGGTGGAAGGGATTTCCGAAGTTCCGAACACCGTCACCGTCCTTTCCTGGGAGATTTCCGAAGTTCCGAACACCGTCACCGCTGCAGTCGTCGGTCACCGCTGCAGTCACTCGCCGCGATGCTCGACGTATCAGAATACGCCTTCGCACCGCGGCTCCGGGCGCGCTCGCGCGTTGCGCGAAAATGACCTTTGCGTGGTACGTTAACGCTCAACGAATGACTGCCGCCGACGCTCCGGTTTGTTTGGTGTGCATGCCCTATGTTTCCGTGGCTCATCCATCGATCGCTTTGGGAATTCTTCACGCAGCTCTGAAGAATGAAGGCATTGGTTGCAGAACGCTCTATGCCAACTTGTGGTTCGCTGAACAAATTGGCATTTCTGACTATTCGTTTTTCCAACTGGAGGACAACTTACTCCTCCGAGGCGAATGGACATTCTCACGAGCCGCGTTTCCAAATTCAAATCTGGATTCATCAAAATATCTTGCGCGTGTGGTGGCTGAGTCATCGCACTTGAGCATTTCGGCGAATGAAATGCCTGCGTTCCTCGCACGCATTCGTGACGAGGCCGAGAACTTCGTTTCAGTCGTTGCAGCGAAAGTTCTGGCGCAAAAGCCACGGATAGTTGGGTGCACGACGACCTTTCAACAGAACTGCGCTTCATTAGCGCTCTTGCGACGCGTGAAGGAGCTTGATCCTTCTGTTATCTGCATTTTGGGCGGAGCTAACTGCGAAGTCTCGATGGGAGAAGCGCTTCTTACATCGTGCTCATTTTTGGATCTCGTTGTTTCCGGAGAAGCCGATACGCTCTTTGCGCCCCTTTGCCATCAGCTGCTCACAACGGATGAAGCGCTCTACTCGCAGAGTTTTCCGCTCGGCGTTCTAAGTCGAACGAGTCGCAAAAATCTGATGGGCTCCGGCAAGGTTCCGCGCGCAGTCGTTGAGAGAATGGATGATGCACCCATTCCCGATTACTACGATTACTTTTCCGCGCTCGAATCGTCATCTCTCAAATCGAAGATCCATGCTGGCATGACTATGGAATCTTCGCGCGGTTGCTGGTGGGGACAAAAGCATCACTGCACGTTCTGCGGGCTGAATGGCGGAAGCATGAAGTTTCGCTCTAAGTCGCCTGCTCGCGTGCTCGATGAATGCCGCGAACTAGCACGACGCCACGGAAATCACCGCATTCACATGGCCGACAATATTCTCGACATGTCTTACTTCGAGAGTGTTCTTCCCGAACTCGCCAAACTCGATCCACCTCTGAGTGTTTTCTATGAGACAAAAGCCAATCTCAGCCGCAATCAAGTGAACTCTTTGGCGCAGGCCGGCGTGAGATTTATTCAGCCCGGTATCGAGAGCCTAGACGACAACGTGCTCAAGTTGATGGACAAAGGAGCAACAGGATTCATCAATATTCAGCTTCTCAAGTGGGCCAAAGAGGAGGGCATTTTTGTTGTTTGGTATTTTCTTACTCATTTCCCAGGAGAAAAAGATTCTTGGTATCAAGAGATGTCCGAGTGGTTGCCGCTCATTCATCACTTGCAGCCGCCGATGGACGTGTTCCCCGTCCAGGTTCATCGCTTTAGCCAGTACCATTCGCGCCCCGAGCAATATGGACTAGGTCACCTTCGACCTCACGAAGTGTATCGACTTCTCTATCCTCTGCCTGAAGACACGCTCGAACGTCTTGCGTACTACTTTGAATTTTATTCGCCCAAAGGAGAGCCGGAGAGCGGCAGGAGCGCACTCAAATCGAGCGTGCGCTTGTGGTGGATGCTTTGGCACATGGCGAAAGCAAAAGTTGCGGCGCTCGAGTGGCGAACCGACAATAACGGTCAGCCGATCATTTACGATTCACGACCATGCGCGCTTGAGCGTGAAGTACGACTCGAGCCAAGTGCTCTGTCGGTTCTTGAAGCGTGCGTTCGGGCGATTGGCACTTCCGAGCTCGAGCGACGTTTTGCAGATTCGATGAGCGACGTCACGAAGGTCCTCGACGATTTGTGTCGACGCCGACTGTTGCTGCGCCAGGGAAATCGGTATCTAAGCTTGGTCAATCGGCAGCCCGTGCGATCCTACTTACCGATGGACGAGTGTCCAAGTGGGAGCATTCTGAACCAGTGAAAATCCAAACTGACAGTAATGTCCTAGTTGCTGTTTGACGGACAGGACGATAAGCCGTATTAGTGGCCTCTGGTGCACCAAACGGCGGTTCGCAGACCCAGAGCCGACTGGGCCAGCGTAGATCAGCTGACATTGCAGGCCACGCGGAGCGCCTTCGCGGCGTCGTGAGACCAAGCCGGCCGCGCCAACCAGCCTGGTTTCTGGCCGTTCGTCACCGCTCGAAAGGACGATAGACCGTATTAGCGGCCTCAACGGTTCACGGAACCCTTGTGCTCAGACCCTGAGGCGACGTGGCAGCTTCTCAGCTGCTTCTCCAGCCGGGACTGGCGTATCGAGCACCGAGTCAGCCATGCTCATTGGTGACCGACACAACGGGCTTTGCCGGCGGCGACGCAAGAACCACGTCTGCGAGCATCATCGAATTTCGAGCCTCTGCTCCTTCATAAGATATGCCCGCCTGTTCGCGAACCACGCTGCGGGCACCATCCGCTCCCACCACAAAGAACCCGGAAAATTCTCCGCTGTCGGTAGAGATGCACACACGGCTCCCGTCATCCACAATTCCGGTCGCTGCCACGCCCCTCAGGATGACCACGCCGAGTTCTGCGGCACGCGTTTCCAGCCTTTCTTCGGTGAGGGCCTGCGGAATGAACAGGGTGTAGGGGAAGCGGGTATCGAAAGGTGAGAAATCCAGCCGCGTATCGAGGACCGCATAGTGGCCTGTGGGGATCGGCTTGCCCGCGTTCAGGAAGCGCTCGGCAAGACCGCGCAAGGCAAACACTTCAAGCGAACGTCCATGGATCGTCAGCGCACGCGACTGTGCGGTCCGCTCCGTTCGTCGCTCGAGAACAGCGACATCCGCACCGGCAAGTTTCAGTTCACAAGCCAGCCACAGCCCCACGGGTCCGGCCCCCACAACAACAACATCGAAGTCCATTTTCACGAAGATCACTCCAAGCTAACATTGTTAGATTGGCCTAACAGTGTTAGAGAGTCAATCGTGAATCTGGAGACAAACATGCGCGTTATAAAAAGCGAGGTCATTACGACGGCTCTCAAGCTGCTCGATGAGGTCGGGCTGGAGGGACTGACCATGCGAAAACTGGCGGAGGCCCTGAAGATTCAGGCGCCCTCGCTCTACTGGCATTTTGCCAACAAGGACGCGTTGCTCGAAGGCATGGCGGATGCGCTGATGCAGTCTGTCGCCACCAGCAATCCGGCGGACGAGCCATGGGACGCGTGCCTTGGACGTG
Coding sequences:
- a CDS encoding RiPP maturation radical SAM protein 1; translated protein: MTFAWYVNAQRMTAADAPVCLVCMPYVSVAHPSIALGILHAALKNEGIGCRTLYANLWFAEQIGISDYSFFQLEDNLLLRGEWTFSRAAFPNSNLDSSKYLARVVAESSHLSISANEMPAFLARIRDEAENFVSVVAAKVLAQKPRIVGCTTTFQQNCASLALLRRVKELDPSVICILGGANCEVSMGEALLTSCSFLDLVVSGEADTLFAPLCHQLLTTDEALYSQSFPLGVLSRTSRKNLMGSGKVPRAVVERMDDAPIPDYYDYFSALESSSLKSKIHAGMTMESSRGCWWGQKHHCTFCGLNGGSMKFRSKSPARVLDECRELARRHGNHRIHMADNILDMSYFESVLPELAKLDPPLSVFYETKANLSRNQVNSLAQAGVRFIQPGIESLDDNVLKLMDKGATGFINIQLLKWAKEEGIFVVWYFLTHFPGEKDSWYQEMSEWLPLIHHLQPPMDVFPVQVHRFSQYHSRPEQYGLGHLRPHEVYRLLYPLPEDTLERLAYYFEFYSPKGEPESGRSALKSSVRLWWMLWHMAKAKVAALEWRTDNNGQPIIYDSRPCALEREVRLEPSALSVLEACVRAIGTSELERRFADSMSDVTKVLDDLCRRRLLLRQGNRYLSLVNRQPVRSYLPMDECPSGSILNQ